aaggaaaagtaaaggattcaagcatctcctattacaatataaatgcaaatacgtgatttttgtaaaatttggagattatacgtcaaaatcctcatttttaccaaaaactgtaaaaatcataaaatcgatatttctactcggtagaatttggcaaataagcagttaaatcatacatataaatataaactagctttttagcagtttagttttccaaaaatgttgttgtaatcaatttccttttaccttaaactcgaaacgaaacttcatatgaaaacgatccaaaccgacaacctaggatcctgaaaacctaaaatcacagaacataaccttactataatttcgactactatccaaatatccaatcaaaattaagatcagatccttacctcgatttttggaaaaacccgaaaatcctcaaaataacgaCCCGATCTGCTAAAGTTGtaaaacttcttcttctgatcCCTGTAGGAACTTCCGTTTTTAGAAACGGACGACGAATagtgaagaatcttagagagagagagagagagagagagagagagagctttggaagaaactTACCCCTTAAGCAActcaaaatagatatttatagggcctttgaccaagttcaactcgtcaacgaggcggcgtcttcattGAAGAATCCACCATAcagctcgtcaacgaagccatccCTTTGTCACCGAGCCCAAGTTCCGGATATTTATCtgacccgctcggtatttgctcattgacgaggctctgaatttcatcaatgaggctCTAaaaaacttcgtcgacgaatgtgactccttcgtcaacgaacccagtTTATTTCGGGTTTGGGTCTTTACAAGTATGATGTTGTATACTGATGGCCGATCGACCACCAGGAAGTTCATTAGGGAAGTAACTTGTTATGGGGTCATTCCTATTGTTACCGGTAGTGTGATTGTTCCCATGGGATGAGCTACGTCCCCACCGAAACAGACCAGGGGGGTTGAGATTGGTTTGAGTCATTCCTTACCGATCTTCATTCCTTCGAGCATCGACCAGAACATAACGTTGGCTGAGCTCCCGTTATCTATCAATACACGTCTTACTTTGTAATTTGCCGCCAGTAGGGAGAGTACTAGGGCGTCATCGTGTGGTTGTTGCACTCCTTCTTCGTATCTGCTATCAAAGATGATAACCTCATCTTGTTTATTCCTTTTGCTACTTGGTTCCCCCTTCACCGCTGAGAGTATCTgcttagcatatcttttgcgagCACCTCCGCTGTCTCCGCCACTAGCGGATCCTCCAAAGATCACTACTATTTTACCTATGATCTGTTCTTTCTCATCCCCGTTTTTCTATTCGCAAGGTTCCCCTTGCCGATCTTCCTTCTTTATGAATCTCGATAGGTATCCCCTTTTGATCAAGACTTCAATCTCATTCTTCAACTGAATACACTCCTTTGTATCGTGCCCGTGATCCCTATGACATTGATAGAACTTGGATATGTTGCGCTTGTATGAAGGGGTTCGCATAGGTTCGGGCCACGAGACATAGTCCTTCTTCCTTAGGTGCATCAGCACAATGGACCGCGGTGCGTTTAGAGGTGTATAGGTGGAGAACTTACTAGACTGCCCTCTTGACTTAGAGCTGGCGAGCAGCGTACTGGTCTCTTGTCTCTTTATGGGTCTAGAGGGTTCTCCCGTTTCCCGACTACTACCCTTCCTTTTGAGCTTGATGCGATTTCCCCTGGTGTCCATCATTTCTTCCAGGTTGATGTACTTCTGTACTCGAGCCATCAATTCTCCTATATTAGTCGGCGACTTCTTCCCTAGAGGGTATAGGAAGTTTTCGGGTTGAAGGGTTGTGGTCAGAGCTGCCAAAGCTACCCCCATGTCTAGGTTGTGGATCTCTAGGGTTGCGGTGTTAAAGCGGTGCATGAACTTCTTCAGCATCTCCCTTTCTCCCTGGACCATGCTCATTAGATGGGCTGATGTTCTGACGATTCTCCGACTACTAAGGAAGTGGTTGGTGAACAACTGTTCCATCTCCAAGAAGGAACCAATTGATCCAGGTCGTAGGGTCTGGTACCAATTCCtggcactacctttaagggttgCTACAAAAACTCGGCACATGATGGCGTCAGGAGcgccttgcaattgcatcaacaccctGAAGATGTCCAAATGGTCGATTGGATCGGACAGACCCTCGTACCTTTCAAAAGTTGGCATCTTGAATTTACTCAGTAATGGAACCTctatcacttctttggtgaatgaCGACTTTGAGGATCTTAGAGATGCTTCCCCATAGAAGGGATTGGTCTTGCcttctttcatcattttctccATTTGGTCTATTTTCTTAATCCTTTCTTCCAGCTCcatggatctttgttggttgacatctacgctatttgcatcttctatCTTCTTGGTGAGGTAGGCTTTATCCTCACTCTCCTTTGGCTTATCAGCTTTCTTGGTTGCGTCGGGGCTCACCTGTTGTTGATGGGGGACATGCCCTTCCTAACTCTTCTGTTgtaagagtaggttgaacatatcctccattttcGTTTGAAAAGCAAGAAATTCTTCCCTGGTGATCCCTGATGGTTGTGTGGGTGTGGAGTGGATGGACTGGGGTGACTCTTTTCCGATGGTAGGATTGGAACTAGAACTGCGTGTGGTTGGCATTGTTTGAATGTCGGAGGTTGAGAGCAAGATGATCACCTCTCAGAAGCAAATTctcacagacggcgccaactgttgcgggataaaatcaGCAGGACTGCTCTTTCAACCTCTGTAGACTTGATAAAGTGAaaggaagaaaggcttggaggacctagggtgtactccgggggatcgctccgatgcctaagtaagggaaatacttcagagaggctaaatgcaacagtaataatgggtgttgaatgacttaccttgaccTCTTCCCTACGTCCCTTCTTATAGGGGTTAGAGTTGACCCTTGAGTTGATTTGTCTTTATGGCATGGGGGAGTAAATTGCTCCCGGGTCATAAAGTATCCACATGCATCACTCCGACTGTTTAAGGCGCCGGCGTGGATCTCTTAGTTTGGCTGCACTTCCTTTTGCCGCTCTTCATCTGCTAGCTACTTAATCAACCACTTCCAAAAAACCACCAAATCCTGATCATACAAAAGCAATTGATGTTCTTTGGTGTaaacaaattttatatttattttgagaagaaaattatagaaaaattaaattgaataagAGTTGAAGGGTAATTAAATTTGATTAGAGAAATAGTTAAAGTTCAATTATAAGGGCATTTTGGGTAATCAATTGTGGTCCTGAAGTGTTTTTGAAAGAATTGTGGCTAGTCATAAGGTCGTTGTGGATAGTTTAAAAaccaaagaaaaaggaaaatccCTTTCCTGATGAGAAAATACTCTAATGTACCACCTAACATGCTCATTGGCGGCCAATATGATCTCATCACATGTACTTAAACCATATTACATGTTGAAATTATATTGCTCCCAATGCAATCAACATGCCAAGTGACAACATCTAATAGAtcttaattttccaaaaattatctaCAAGTCCACAAATCCATATTCCACATTCCCATGGCAAGACTTCCCCAGCCAAACAGACcccaattttttagaaattttgccTACATTTACCAATTATCGGATTAGGCCTATGTTCTACAGAACTTCCAATGAGTGTCAACAGacctattttaaaattgagtaaaGCCCGATATGAATCTCAATTTGCAGTCAATTCACAATCTGTTCCAATTCTGGATACAAATGCTCTAAAACTTAGAGGACTGATTCAATTAtgaaaacatgaaaaatcatGGGTTCAAATTCAGGTATTTATGCCCTTCTAAGGATCAATATGTACACATTAAACAAAATCAAAACTAATTATGCAAAGGGATTACAGCATTGGAGATGGAGAAGGCTTTATGCCTCAAACAGCCAGATAGGGGTAAGACACGGGCTCAAAATTACAACATAAGCCCAGCAGAAATGGCAACAGAAGAATGTGATGCTAATCGGTATTGCAGTAAATGGAATCTTCAAATGACCACCATGCTTGTTTCTGTACAGCCTTCACAAGATCAGCGATGCTTGACTCTCTGCATGTTGAAGATGACTATTTTGGTCACTGGACTCACTTGCATGGTCCAAGGTAAGCTGTAGTCTGAGCATCCTCTGCTTTCTCAAGCTCTCATGGCATGGAGCAAAGAATTCATGTCTAAGAGCTTCCTCTGCGCTAATCCTCAGTCTTGGATTCACTGTCAAACACTTGTCCACAAGATCAAAGAGTGACCCAGGAATGAGCTTGAAGAGGTCCAATCTCTTCGTGTTAATTCTGCACCACTCTTGCACTCCCACTGAAGGCAATGATTGTATATCAAACAGCTCCTGGCAACAAGTAGGTAACAATTTTTAACATGCATTATGGCTCcaatcaattaaataaaaaaatcatctCCGTAGATTTTAATGAGGCCTGCGAGTGGCAATGGTGGATCACATCACTAGATATTTGTCATTACGCTATCATTTatcacttgaaaaaaaaaatatatatatattattattctaCCATAGATTAAATTGTCTCTTGAATAAACAACGCAGCATGTGAATAAATAtttaataagagagagagagagcaataaATAGTGTAATATTCTTCTGTGGTTATATAATGCGATTCTCTCAAATGTATAGATAGCAAAGAGCATCAACTGATGAATACCGTTGGAAACGAGGATTCACGACTGTGAAGCTTGGCTACTTCCCATAAATCTTCGCTGCCCCTCAACTTAGCAATGTCCTTTATATTCCTGCAATTAAAGTAGTTATATCAGCAATATTTTTGTTACATTCGGCAGATTATGCTAGATTAAGCATTCTGGTGTTACTGTTCTGGATCTCCGACAAAGGGTGTCCTCCCAACCATCAAGTAAAGCAGGGTGACTCCAGCAGACCAGACATCAACCTTAAAACCTTGATGGGAAGACCTGAACAATACCTGCAGAAACAAGCTATAGTAAGAAGGCAAGGGAGCAACAGCGTCAACCATCCTTTAATTTGGGACATCAAGTTTCTATTTTGAGCCATTTTGGCAATTCATATTTGCTCCATTGCAATTCTTTCTTAAAGAAAACCAGACATTGAATTTTCAATGAAAACTAGCCTTCTGAATTTCATTTA
This region of Malania oleifera isolate guangnan ecotype guangnan chromosome 10, ASM2987363v1, whole genome shotgun sequence genomic DNA includes:
- the LOC131166600 gene encoding uncharacterized protein LOC131166600 → MELEERIKKIDQMEKMMKEGKTNPFYGEASLRSSKSSFTKEVIEVPLLSKFKMPTFERYEGLSDPIDHLDIFRVLMQLQGAPDAIMCRVFVATLKGSARNWYQTLRPGSIGSFLEMEQLFTNHFLSSRRIVRTSAHLMSMVQGEREMLKKFMHRFNTATLEIHNLDMGVALAALTTTLQPENFLYPLGKKSPTNIGELMARVQKYINLEEMMDTRGNRIKLKRKGSSRETGEPSRPIKRQETSTLLASSKSRGQSSKFSTYTPLNAPRSIVLMHLRKKDYVSWPEPMRTPSYKRNISKFYQCHRDHGHDTKECIQLKNEIEVLIKRGYLSRFIKKEDRQGEPCE